One window of Chionomys nivalis chromosome 18, mChiNiv1.1, whole genome shotgun sequence genomic DNA carries:
- the LOC130889821 gene encoding 40S ribosomal protein S9-like, producing MPVARSWVCLKTYVTPRRPFEKSRLDQELKLIGEYGLRNKREVWRVKFTLAKIRKAARELLTLDEKDPRRLFEGNALLRRLVRIGVLDEGKMKLDYILGLKIEDFLERRLQTQVFKLGLAKSIHHARVLIRQRHIRVRKQVVNIPSFIVRLDSQKHIDFSLQSPYGGGRPGRVKRKNAKKGQGGAGAGDDEEED from the coding sequence ATGCCGGTTGCCAGAAGTTGGGTTTGTCTTAAGACCTATGTGACCCCACGGAGACCCTTCGAGAAGTCGCGTCTCGACCAGGAACTGAAACTCATCGGAGAATATGGGCTCCGGAACAAGCGTGAGGTGTGGAGAGTCAAATTTACCCTGGCCAAGATCCGCAAGGCCGCCCGAGAGCTGCTAACGCTGGACGAAAAGGACCCACGGCGTCTTTTTGAAGGCAATGCTCTGCTGAGGCGGCTTGTTCGCATTGGGGTGCTGGATGAGGGCAAGATGAAGCTGGATTACATCCTGGGCCTGAAGATTGAGGATTTCTTGGAGAGGCGGCTGCAGACACAAGTCTTCAAGCTGGGTTTGGCTAAATCTATTCACCATGCCCGTGTGCTCATCCGCCAGCGTCACATCAGGGTCCGCAAGCAGGTGGTGAACATCCCGTCCTTCATTGTTCGTCTGGACTCCCAGAAGCACATTGATTTCTCCCTCCAGTCTCCTTATGGTGGTGGACGACCGGGCCGAGTGAAGAGGAAGAATGCCAAGAAGGGCCAGGGTGGTGCCGGAGCtggtgatgatgaagaagaagattaA